One window of Drosophila busckii strain San Diego stock center, stock number 13000-0081.31 chromosome 3L, ASM1175060v1, whole genome shotgun sequence genomic DNA carries:
- the LOC108599351 gene encoding uncharacterized protein LOC108599351, with protein MPSMNFDKKYCTSQINGTVYMTTMKNLSEEQLTKLNAGAGEIYLSNIPKKCSAKRIMQVAVKLGEVYMLRHKIDFLRDSRGFAYLQYINETHVKNTLHALQQLFWNAKLGIRVRKSRNQRRLLLNNVDRLSPVQVYHELSKYSQYIKLCVHEVQPYYYIYVIEYRNNDKAAIAHHMLRSKMGHFGANAYIEWLDKYQENNTSQTLPSCCLQLQQPVTEQQLPAIHEKSEHVCFII; from the exons ATGCCCAGCATGAATTTTGACAAGAAATATTGCACTAGTCAAATAAATGGCACTGTATACATGACGACGATGAAGAATCTATCGGAGGAGCAGCTAACGAAGCTTAACGCAGGCGCTGGCGAG ATCTATCTGTCCAACATACCCAAGAAATGCAGCGCCAAGCGCATAATGCAAGTTGCGGTTAAACTAGGCGAAGTCTATATGCTACGCCATAAGATTGATTTTCTAAGGGACAGTCGTGGCTTTGCCTATTTACAGTACATCAATGAGACGCATGTGAAAAACACATTGCATGc CTTACAGCAACTTTTTTGGAATGCCAAGCTCGGAATTAGAGTGAGGAAGTCGCGAAATCAACGTAGATTGCTACTCAACAATGTGGACCGACTAAGCCCAGTGCAGGTGTACCATGAGCTATCGAAATATAGTCAATATATCAAACTCTGCGTGCATGAAGTACAGCCCTACTACTATATATACGTCATAGAGTATCGCAACAATGATAAAGCAGCCATAGCACATCATATGCTGCGCAGCAAAATGGGACACTTTGGCGCGAATGCGTACATCGAATGGCTGGACAAATACCAAGAGAATAATACCAGCCAAACGCTGCCCAGTTGCTGcctacagctgcagcaaccaGTGACTGAGCAGCAATTGCCCGCTATCCATGAGAAATCCGAGCATGTatgctttataatttaa
- the LOC108598273 gene encoding uncharacterized protein LOC108598273, producing MYELSESALDRHFESQQRIMGCALIENVNKANFMISQRWLQRFHRASSAEKYARNCLMLLMYGQLREMGKLTKPFVEVHNVEASLEDVLHIYQSSMDNEASQQQKLELHTDAEVAPNRLPQFNDTTDDLSSFGGSLRSAGSQLLSLKRHSEPTEDTEFERRSLENRMLLKEIDSLHARTLENEEQFKLTNSSIEHKITQSQLPMHGPRSTALMLRIEQSVRLAMSRLKHWPTADKGPLNFLAICLNELLVDEPDIRAQLPLLDRKLEHLLHNMFEHAAERREKNLRIVYDQLFKQQQEMLEAKQQLLSKEQQTVIETRKQLQAHMKEFELREQLHWERQADAATQCNPEQLRLSGGGGGGGGNGRGTKYRKGSARSRATNRIKFQAEQHSSSESCPECVAERKVCPSIASISNAPTPVHTAWQSSEDLYESCTCKYCSTPSADEQPKSHYSKC from the coding sequence atgtatgagCTAAGTGAGAGTGCCTTGGATCGGCACTTTGAGTCGCAGCAGCGCATCATGGGCTGCGCTTTAATTGAGAATGTAAACAAGGCAAACTTTATGATTAGCCAACGCTGGCTACAGAGATTCCATCGAGCGAGCAGCGCTGAAAAGTACGCGAGAAACTGCCTAATGCTGCTCATGTATGGTCAGCTGCGTGAGATGGGCAAGCTGACCAAGCCTTTTGTGGAGGTGCACAATGTCGAGGCATCACTTGAGGATGTGCTGCATATCTATCAGAGCAGCATGGACAATGAGGCTTCCCAACAGCAAAAGCTGGAGCTGCATACCGATGCCGAAGTGGCACCCAACAGACTGCCGCAGTTTAATGACACAACGGATGATTTGTCCAGCTTTGGCGGCAGTCTACGCTCGGCAGGCTCGCAGCTGCTGAGCCTCAAGCGGCACTCGGAGCCAACGGAGGACACAGAGTTTGAGCGCAGATCACTTGAGAATCGCATGCTGCTCAAGGAGATTGATTCGCTGCATGCACGCACGCTGGAGAACGAGGAGCAGTTCAAGCTAACGAACTCATCCATAGAGCATAAGATCACACAAAGCCAGTTGCCCATGCATGGGCCTCGCAGCACGGCATTGATGCTGCGCATTGAGCAGAGCGTGCGGCTGGCTATGTCACGGCTCAAGCACTGGCCAACAGCCGACAAGGGTCCACTCAACTTTTTGGCCATTTGTCTGAATGAGCTGCTTGTGGATGAGCCTGACATACGCGCacagttgccgctgctggaTCGCAAGCTGGAGCATTTGTTGCACAACATGTTTGAGCATGCGGCTGAGCGACGTGAGAAGAATCTACGCATTGTCTATGATCAACTgttcaaacaacaacaggagaTGCTGgaagccaagcagcagttgcttaGCAAGGAGCAGCAAACTGTCATTGAGACGCGTAAGCAACTGCAGGCGCATATGAAAGAATTCGAGCTACGTGAGCAACTTCACTGGGAGCGCCAAGCAGATGCCGCCACACAATGCAACCCAGAGCAGCTACGTCtcagcggcggcggtggcggggGCGGAGGCAACGGACGTGGCACAAAATACAGAAAAGGCAGCGCCCGCTCCCGAGCTActaatagaattaaatttcaagctgagcagcacagcagcagcgaaagctGCCCAGAGTGCGTAGCTGAACGTAAGGTGTGCCCATCCATAGCCTCAATATCCAATGCACCCACTCCCGTGCACACAGCGTGGCAATCCAGCGAGGATCTCTACGAGTCCTGCACTTGTAAATACTGCTCAACGCCATCAGCAGACGAGCAACCGAAGTCGCATTATAGCAAGTGCTAG
- the LOC108600453 gene encoding probable deoxyhypusine synthase — protein sequence MSSEPEIAKDAVLKRSERIPENTPKVEGYDFNQGVDYSKLFESYVNTGFQATNLGLAIKEINRMLDCRAQPLDAEQEDIHETDEFIKRRSKCTVFLGYTSNLVSSGMRETLRFLAEHRMIDCIVTTAGGVEEDFIKCLAPTFMGSFELNGRELRDRGINRIGNLLVPNDNYCKFEDWLMPLLDEMLEEQRSKGTVWSPSRIIQRLGERIGDPSSIYYWAAKNQIPVYCPALTDGSLGDMMYFHSFRQPGLVLDILSDLRRLNTMAVKAVNSGMIIVGGGVIKHHICNANLMRNGADYSVFINTASEFDGSDSGARPDEAVSWGKIRKEATPVKVYAEASLVFPLIVGETFAKRHFSNKAAKEATL from the exons ATGTCGTCCGAGCCGGAAATCGCTAAGGATGCGGTTCTGAAGCGCAGCGAACGCATTCCTGAAAACACACCCAAGGTTGAGGGCTATGATTTTAATCAGGGTGTGGATTACAGCAAGCTTTTCGAGTCTTATGTGAACACTGGCTTCCAGGCCACAAATCTGGGGCTTGCCATAAAGGAAATTAACAGAATG CTAGATTGCAGGGCACAGCCGTTGGATGCTGAACAAGAGGATATACACGAAACAGATGAATTCATTAAAAGGCGGAGTAAGTGCACCGTGTTTCTGGGATACACCTCAAATCTCGTGTCGTCGGGCATGCGTGAGACATTGCGCTTTCTGGCTGAGCATCGCATGATTGATTGCATTGTCACAACAGCTGGCGGTGTGGAAGAGGATTTTATCAAGTGCCTAGCACCCACATTTATGGGATCGTTTGAATTAAACGGACGCGAGCTGCGTGATCGCGGAATCAATCGCATAGGCAATCTGTTGGTGCCAAATGACAACTACTGTAAGTTTGAGGATTGGCTTATGCCACTGCTGGATGAAATGCTGgaagagcagcgcagcaaggGCACAGTGTGGTCGCCATCGCGTATTATACAAAGACTTGGCGAGCGTATAGGAGATCCTAGCTCCATATACTACTGGGCGGCAAAGAACCAAATTCCCGTCTATTGCCCGGCATTAACAGACGGCAGCTTGGGCGACATGATGTACTTTCATTCATTCAGACAGCCTGGTCTGGTGCTGGACATACTTTCCGACCTGCGAAGGCTCAACACCATGGCTGTAAAAGCCGTTAACAGTGGCATGATTATAGTAGGCGGCGGAGTCATTAAGCATCACATTTGTAATGCGAATCTTATGCGAAATGGTGCCGACTATTCCGTTTTCATTAACACTGCCTCCGAGTTTGATGGCAGCGACAGCGGTGCCAGACCAGATGAGGCCGTATCCTGGGGCAAAATACGCAAGGAAGCCACACCTGTGAAGGTGTATGCCGAGGCTAGTTTGGTATTTCCGCTCATTGTGGGCGAGACTTTTGCCAAGCGGCACTTTAGCAACAAAGCAGCTAAAGAAGCTACATTGTAA
- the LOC108600454 gene encoding nedd8-conjugating enzyme UbcE2M, whose protein sequence is MIKLFTLKQQKKDGDQTARGGQQKKASAAQLRIQKDINELNLPKTCATEFPDPDDLLNFKLIISPDEGFYRDGRFVFNFRVGSNYPHEPPKVKCATQVYHPNIDLEGNVCLNILREDWNPVLTINSIVYGLQFLFLEPNPEDPLNKEAADVLQSNRRQFEYNVKKAMRGGCVGETFFECCLK, encoded by the exons ATGATAAAACTTTTCACGctgaagcaacaaaaaaaagacgGCGACCAAACGGCACGAGGTGGACAGCAAAAGAAGGCATCAGCTGCGCAGCTACGCATACAAAAAG ATATCAATGAACTGAACCTGCCAAAAACTTGTGCAACGGAGTTTCCAGATCCCGATGACTTGCTCaactttaaattgataatATCACCTGACGAGGGCTTCTACAGAGATGGTcgatttgtattcaatttccGTGTCGGCTCCAATTACCCGCACGAGCCGCCGAAAGTGAAGTGTGCCACGCAAGTGTATCATCCCAACATCGATCTGGAGGGCAATGTgtgcttaaacattttgcgCGAGGACTGGAATCCTGTGCTAACCATCAATTCCATTGTCTATGGCTTGCAGTTTCTGTTTTTG GAACCTAACCCGGAAGATCCACTTAATAAAGAGGCCGCTGATGTGCTGCAAAGTAACCGTCGTCAGTTTGAGTATAATGTGAAAAAGGCCATGCGAGGCGGTTGCGTTGGCGAGACTTTCTTCGAATGCTGTCTCAAGTGA
- the LOC108600451 gene encoding mediator of RNA polymerase II transcription subunit 24, whose protein sequence is MKENNKILQLINVAWRERWSDSQWGINIKKVLPRGVSGDVYNLADCLLQQAVIGSTANPLVLNYLKHSLCAHLVSHAAVLRCIAKYDKLTRVYCVTALLEFLLSIIDGITCRIKSEESLLPGAVVQLVLWLMQIFARTVQQYEMRGDLSAEQSYMLEQNCLLIEQLTQQQFLLSMLYVGCHEELESLERIRDTYASIKASLTNSNFTLNTPAAEQQLKQLAYIDAKQLEMQPLNAPPLAEKISCCVQPLLAVEVLLNPCKDTSYYVAELQMLQRLKGYSNTRLFYEIIRAGFLTLSNVADTSADTMWGAFMFFKMPHIIKQLHALQRVPGEQSPACTDYIPELVEALEMLVEDNLLLDFLDTKCSCNIIEFLLNDWTKQQLVNELHVKKFTAQREAASLLLKKCDNGQPTPSNINFIKRAEVPLSGLLKTLCTTKVQDMVNVLCQVPVGNSFELILSVATVDGRLKTFVSRLIQCNENSKQLPGELGKLAVIRSTLFDVSFLMLTSIVQNYGSDVVLSERGDSFFEKWVRECMMERNKLKNPRQILALCDDSIVDELLLSLSKPESAQLKPSNLTWQDICLNLPGVLHHVLIAWEQETLSSADVKSILDNIKRRLFSFSVCATSFLCAYMYSVRETELLKPLNMIQQFLAPLTNEELSSQENAKERNALSYQIIRKMQHEVHPVHNTKSRLISNTPLIEQFREIWRSVAEAGGHLPVRAAQTLESLLLAGGSSWLVTQLVEQLLSCKYLRDMSKCMDIVFAIMHLDIERNTEALLQYVVAPMILRRQGEDINEPQLLVLARLCVYCIVSCLETRSSNAASAAIKKRSRSHDEDELVSAANVAKVRKVLDGESSNDFTDGSAPTAGNTASLSSTELRSPPLSLKEPLQSSMKHIFRVFLQFVRGDELSPKSVFVYQFISLLVECGGERVAPVLRLLPANLMQQLLKVLATDDIRVGLISRLYDLRLQNGRQTAVADLCLWRNMQLARHSIHL, encoded by the exons ATGAAGGAGAATAACAAGATCCTTCAGCTAATAAACGTGGCATGGCGCGAACGCTGGTCGGACTCACAGTGGGGCATCAACATCAAAAAG gtGCTGCCACGCGGTGTCAGCGGTGATGTCTACAATTTGGCAGACTGTTTGCTGCAACAAGCAGTTATAGGTTCGACAGCCAATCCT TTGGTGCTGAACTATCTGAAGCATTCGCTCTGTGCTCATTTGGTTTCCCATGCCGCTGTGCTGCGTTGCATAGCTAAATATGATAAGCTGACTCGTGTTTATTGTGTCACAGCGCTGCTGGAGTTTCTGCTCAGCATCATAGATGGCATTACCTGTCG CATCAAATCGGAGGAGTCGCTGCTGCCTGGCGCCGTAGTGCAGCTGGTCTTGTGGCTAATGCAAATCTTTGCGCGTACTGTGCAACAATATGAAATGCGTGGCGATTTGAGTGCAGAGCAAAGCTACATGCTGGAACAAAACTGTCTGCTTATAGAGCAATTAACGCAGCAACAGTTTCTGCTGTCCATGCTGTATGTGGGCTGCCACGAGGAGCTTGAGTCGCTGGAGCGCATACGCGATACGTATGCTAGCATTAAGGCCTCGCTTACGAATTCAAACTTTACGCTCAATACGCCTGCGGCTGAGCAACAGCTTAAGCAGCTGGCTTATATAGATGCCAAGCAATTGGAGATGCAGCCTCTGAATGCGCCGCCACTGGCGGAGAAGATTAGCTGCTGTGTGCAGCCTTTATTGGCAGTGGAAGTGCTGCTGAATCCGTGCAAGGATACCTCATACTATGTAGCCgagctgcaaatgctgcagcgtCTCAAGGGCTACAGCAATACGCGTCTGTTTTATGAAATTATACGCGCTGGATTTCTAACGCTCAGCAATGTAGCCGACACTAGTGCAGACACCATGTGGGGCGCTTTTATGTTCTTCAAAATGCCGCATATTATTAAACAGCTGCATGCACTGCAGCGTGTGCCCGGCGAGCAGTCGCCTGCCTGCACAGATTATATACCTGAACTTGTGGAGGCCTTGGAGATGCTGGTGGAGGATAATTTGTTGCTGGACTTTTTGGACACTAAGTGCTCGTGCAATATAATAGAGTTCTTGCTCAATGATTGGACCAAACAGCAGCTAGTTAATGAGCTGCATGTCAAGAAATTTACAGCACAACG TGAGGctgcttcgctgctgcttaagAAGTGCGACAATGGTCAGCCGACGccatcaaatataaattttattaagcgTGCCGAGGTGCCACTGTCAGGTTTGCTGAAAACTTTGTGTACCACCAAGGTTCAGGATATGGTTAATGTGCTCTGCCAAGTGCCTGTGGGCAATAGCTTTGAGCTTATACTATCTGTGGCCACAGTGGATGGACGACTTAAGACCTTTGTCTCACGTTTAATACAATGCAATGAGAATTCCAAGCAACTGCCTGGAGAGCTGGGCAAGCTTGCTGTCATACGCTCCACACTCTTTGATGTTTCATTTCTCATGCTCACCAGCATTGTTCAAAACTATGGTTCCGAT GTTGTACTCTCAGAGCGTGGCGATTCCTTCTTTGAAAAGTGGGTGCGCGAGTGCATGATGGAGCGCAATAAGCTCAAGAACCCACGTCAGATATTGGCGTTATGCGATGACAGCATTGTGGATGAACTGCTGCTTAGTTTGAGCAAGCCAGAGTCGGCGCAGCTGAAGCCTAGTAATCTCACCTGGCAGGATATATGCCTCAACTTGCCTGGAGTGCTGCATCATGTGCTTATCGCCTGGGAGCAGGAGACGCTTTCGTCTGCCGATGTCAAGAGCATATTGGACAATATCAAGCGGCGTCTGTTTAGCTTCTCAGTCTGTGCCACGTCCTTCCTCTGCGCCTATATGTACTCGGTGCGCGAAACAGAGCTGCTAAAGCCTTTAAACATGATACAACAATTTCTGGCGCCGCTTACTAACGAGGAGCTGTCCAGTCAGGAGAATGCCAAGGAGCGCAATGCACTCTCCTATCAAATTATACGCAAAATGCAGCATGAAGTGCATCCAGTGCACAATACAAAATCGCGTCTTATATCAAATACACCGCTCATTGAGCAATTCCGTGAGATTTGGCGTTCTGTAGCCGAGGCTGGCGGTCATTTGCCTGTGCGTGCGGCACAGACTCTGGAATCATTGCTGCTCGCCGGTGGCTCTTCCTGGCTGGTGACACAATTGGTGGagcagctgcttagctgcAAGTATCTGCGCGATATGTCCAAGTGCATGGACATTGTGTTTGCCATTATGCATTTGGACATTGAGCGCAATACAGAGGCGCTGTTGCAATATGTGGTCGCTCCCATGATACTGCGTCGTCAAGG CGAGGACATTAACGAGCCACAGCTGCTAGTTCTTGCTAGACTCTGTGTTTATTGCATTGTCTCTTGCCTGGAGACGCGCAGCTCTAacgctgccagcgctgcaaTAAAGAAACGTTCACGCTCCCATGATGAGGATGAATTGGTCAGTGCAGCCAATGTCGCCAAGGTGCGCAAGGTCTTAGATGGCGAGAGTTCAAATGATTTTACAGACGGCAGTGCCCCGACAGCTGGTAATACCGCATCGCTGTCCAGCACAGAGCTGCGCAGCCCGCCGCTAAGCCTTAAGGAGCCTCTGCAGTCGAGCATGAAGCATATATTTCGCGTTTTTCTGCAATTTGTTCGCGGCGATGAACTGTCGCCCAAGTCCGTGTTTGTCTATCAGTTCATCTCGCTGCTGGTAGAGTGCGGGGGTGAACGTGTGGCGCCTGTGTTACGACTGCTGCCTGCAAATCTcatgcaacagctgctcaAGGTACTGGCCACCGATGATATACGTGTGGGTCTCATCAGTCGCCTCTACGATCTGCGTTTACAAAATGGTCGCCAGACTGCGGTGGCCGATCTGTGCCTCTGGCGAAATATGCAGCTGGCGCGGCACAGCATACATTTATAA
- the LOC108600452 gene encoding protein tumorous imaginal discs, mitochondrial: protein MLRLNLQRFQCYILRSFGGTLRRRDPLELRIFVQAQRASNPGTCTLWHRLVSQYQFRTKKAAYYPDRKSELKRTSAGSPKLIPVVKPQQPRGLPKDYYYKVLGVNKHATVQQIRSAFYALAKRYHPDSTHSEEKLKHFQELSNAYNILTDETKRLEYDQLGGIKDERTFLEHAGNPMNLDLGEAKKLEAQQSSNEELKKLTGNDFPLSLSFLEATVGCKKRIDLRYLRKCENCKGKSPLMVNRDVGKEPCRRCNGTGKVTTKTVTYTTVNTCGQCKGKRYINRNDCETCDNRGFVVANVEVTVTVPSGSKAGDVITIDNPNTKQRVNYRLEVPDSDYFRRIGIDIHTEKYINISDAILGGTFTVRGLYENIDLRVEPGTQSHTKVVLRGKGVRANDGVGNHIVTLVVKIPRNLSMKQRQLVLALAQAEDPVFECQKGVSQEMN from the exons ATGTTACGTTTAAATTTGCAACGTTTTCAATGTTATATACTGCGCAGTTTTGGAGGCACTTTACGGCGACGGGATCCTCTAGAGCTGCGCATTTTTGTGCAGGCGCAGCGTGCATCTAATCCTGGCACCTGTACGCTCTGGCATCGTTTAGTAAGTCAATATCAGTTTCGCACCAAAAAGGCGGCATACTATCCTGATCGCAAATCGGAATTAAAACGGACGTCTGCTGGCTCCCCAAAGTTAATTCCTGTAGTGAAGCCACAGCAGCCTCGCGGTCTGCCCAAGGATTATTATTACAAGGTGTTGGGCGTAAATAAACATGCGACTGTTCAACAAATTAGAAGCGCATTCTATGCATTGGCCAAACGCTATCATCCGGACTCGACACACTCGGAAGAGAAGCTTAAGCATTTTCAGGAACTGTCCAATGCCTACAATATACTAACGGATGAAACAAAACGCTTGGAGTACGATCAGCTGGGTGGTATTAAGGACGAGCGCACCTTTCTGGAACATGCAGGGAATCCCATGAACTTAGACCTGGGTGAGGCCAAGAAATTAGAGGCACAACAGAGTTCAAACGAGG AGCTTAAAAAGTTAACTGGCAATGACTTTCCGTTGTCACTTAGTTTTCTGGAGGCCACCGTTGGCTGTAAGAAGCGAATAGATTTGCGTTATCTGCGCAAGTGTGAAAACTGCAAGGGCAAGTCTCCGCTAATGGTAAATAGGGACGTAGGCAAAGAGCCTTGTCGACGCTGTAATGGCACTGGCAAGGTAACAACCAAGACGGTCACATATACAACCGTAAATACCTGCGGTCAGTGCAAGGGCAAGCGGTACATTAATCGTAATGACTGCGAGACGTGTGATAACCGTGGCTTCGTGGTGGCCAATGTCGAAGTTACTGTCACAGTGCCCTCTGGCTCTAAAGCCGGCGATGTGATCACCATCGACAATCCCAATACGAAGCAGCGTGTTAACTATCGCCTTGAAGTGCCAGATAGCGATTACTTCCGACGCATAGGCATTGATATACATACGGAAAAGTATATAAACATATCGGATGCAATTCTAGGCGGCACCTTTACGGTTCGCGGTCTCTACGAGAACATTGATTTGCGCGTGGAGCCCGGTACTCAGTCCCATACGAAAGTTGTGCTGCGAGGCAAAGGTGTGCGCGCTAATGATGGTGTGGGCAATCATATTGTTACGTTAGTAGTGAAAATTCCCCGCAATCTGTCTATGAAGCAGCGTCAACTAGTTCTGGCTTTGGCACAGGCTGAGGATCCCGTTTTTGAGTGTCAGAAAGGCGTCTCTCAAGAGATGAATTGA